A single window of Onychostoma macrolepis isolate SWU-2019 chromosome 16, ASM1243209v1, whole genome shotgun sequence DNA harbors:
- the hormad1 gene encoding HORMA domain-containing protein 1 — MACEQKLRPVQSCQMLPDVVSTEQQSLVLVKKLLAIAVSSITYLRGLFPEKAYGHKYVGELKVLILREHSCPGAQQIVQWLQGCFDALQKRYLRMVLLSIYCDPDNPQKVTECYQFKIKYTENGPQMDFESKNGQNESKITCDNTQKSSMLLVRKLYVLMQHLGPLPDNICLNMKLFYYDEVTPQEYQPPGFKDDDNETLLFEREPVNLTMGEVVTPFHSLRMNVTTEQKRLETFDEEEVVCVSTKWSLNMFEDGVMSETSVQQECITKENVITDAGIEYSETQENSQQGHRSSKEDLNLTNAKMDSLVKKTADLKVDARKTRSGRIFDPQISQLEFPLSQDPQPSAPKRRKVSVPKEH; from the exons ATGGCTTGTGAACAGAAATTGCGTCCTGTACAG AGCTGTCAGATGCTGCCTGATGTGGTGTCCACCGAACAACAGTCACTGGTGCTTGTGAAGAAACTTTTAGCCATTGCTGTCTCAAGCATCACTTACCTCAGAGGTCTTTTCCCAGAAAAGGCCTATGGACACAAATATGTTGGAG AGCTGAAAGTCCTAATACTGCGAGAGCATAGCTGTCCTGGTGCACAGCAGATTGTGCAGTG GTTGCAGGGATGTTTTGATGCACTTCAAAAAAGATAC CTGCGCATGGTTCTTCTATCA ATTTACTGTGATCCAGACAATCCACAG AAAGTGACCGAATGCTACCAGTTTAAAATCAAGTACACAGAGAACGGACCTCAGATGGACTTTGAGAG CAAAAATGGGCAGAATGAGAGTAAAATCACCTGTGACAACACCCAGAAGTCCAGTATGCTGCTGGTGCGCAAACTTTACGTGCTGATGCAACATCTCGGCCCGCTGCCTGACAACATCTGCCTCAACATGAAACTCTTCTACTATGATGAGG TGACCCCTCAGGAGTATCAGCCCCCTGGCTTCAAGGACGATGACAATGAGACGCTGTTGTTTGAGAGGGAACCAGTAAATCTGACCATGGGAGAGGTGGTCACACCTTTTCATAGCCTCAGAATGAATGTCACCactgagcaaaagagacttgaGACG TTTGATGAGGAGGAGGTAGTATGTGTGAGTACAAAATGGTCTTTGAACATGTTTGAGGATGGAGTGATGTCTGAGACTTCAGTTCAGCAG GAGTGTATAACAAAGGAGAATGTCATCACTGATGCAGGCATTGAATACTCAG AAACTCAGGAAAACTCACAACAGGGTCACAGAAGTAGCAAGGAGGATCTTAACCTAACAAATGCAAAG ATGGACAGTCTGGTAAAGAAAACTGCTGACCTTAAGGTGGATGCAAGGAAGACCAGGAGCGGACGCATCTTTGACCCTCAG ATCTCTCAGTTAGAGTTCCCGCTAAGCCAAGATCCCCAGCCATCAGCCCCGAAGAGGCGCAAAGTCAGTGTACCAAAAGAACATTGA
- the onecutl gene encoding one cut domain, family member, like, which translates to MDGNMGEMSVHSHIELAHSQDSRAMLHTRDLTAAFPRPSLGGPAMGLESDHQSPAYDHSMATLGYSRDPPTSCGSTYTTLTPLQPFDDKFHHHHHHPCLPVSNVIGSFTLMREDRGLGGNYYTPYGKDFGLGQGLSPPLGSAGLETAMHGYGSLGSQNGHSSQMLPGGHEVHMGSNGGNICRTAADFGREMSPPSLGGEHGVSHQLNKMDAHQHTPTYHPHIYNQSYQHHLQSQQASKLGDLPSSSPSSSSSSLGREGMLASSQNGGGGEEINTKDVAQRIITELKRYSIPQAIFAERVLCRSQGTLSDLLRNPKPWGKLKSGRETFKRMSRWLQEPEFQRMASLRLEACKRKEQEQSKLERNQGPKRTRLVFTDLQRRTLMAIFRENHRPTKDLQITISQQLGLELSTVSNFFMNARRRNVNRWTEEGRPSSTGSSGSSTASPAVTCSTA; encoded by the exons ATGGATGGTAATATGGGTGAGATGTCCGTGCACAGCCACATAGAGCTGGCACACAGTCAGGACAGCCGAGCCATGCTGCACACTCGGGATCTCACAGCTGCTTTTCCTCGTCCCTCTCTGGGAGGCCCTGCCATGGGCCTGGAATCTGACCACCAGAGCCCCGCATATGACCACAGCATGGCAACTCTGGGGTACAGCAGGGACCCACCAACCAGCTGTGGAAGCACCTACACCACACTGACACCCCTCCAGCCCTTTGATGACAAATTccaccatcatcatcaccatcccTGCCTGCCTGTGAGCAACGTCATCGGCAGCTTCACTCTCATGCGAGAAGATCGAGGCCTGGGAGGAAACTACTATACCCCATACGGAAAAGACTTTGGTTTGGGGCAGGGTCTGTCTCCACCGTTGGGCAGTGCAGGTCTGGAGACCGCCATGCATGGCTATGGCAGCCTGGGAAGTCAGAATGGACACAGTAGCCAGATGCTTCCAGGTGGCCATGAGGTCCATATGGGCAGCAATGGGGGTAATATCTGTCGAACAGCAGCAGACTTCGGGAGGGAGATGTCACCGCCCTCTCTAGGGGGCGAGCATGGGGTCAGCCACCAGCTAAACAAAATGGATGCCCATCAGCACACTCCCACCTACCACCCCCATATATACAACCAGAGTTATCAGCACCACCTCCAAAGCCAACAGGCTTCCAAACTCGGGGATCTCCCCTCTTCTTCCCCTTCCTCCTCCAGCTCCAGCTTGGGAAGGGAGGGCATGCTGGCCAGCTCGCAGAACGGTGGTGGAGGGGAGGAGATCAACACCAAAGATGTGGCTCAAAGAATCATCACTGAACTGAAGAGGTATAGCATCCCACAGGCCATTTTCGCAGAGCGGGTTCTGTGCAGGTCTCAGGGCACTCTGTCAGACCTGCTTAGGAACCCCAAACCTTGGGGGAAACTCAAGTCTGGCCGCGAAACCTTCAAGAGGATGTCCCGCTGGCTACAGGAGCCAGAGTTTCAGAGGATGGCCTCATTACGTCTGGAAG CTTGTAAGCGCAAGGAGCAGGAGCAATCCAAGCTAGAGCGCAACCAGGGGCCCAAGCGCACCCGGCTAGTCTTCACAGACCTGCAGCGTCGCACTCTCATGGCCATTTTCAGAGAGAACCACCGACCGACCAAAGACCTGCAGATCACCATCTCTCAGCAGCTTGGCCTTGAGCTTTCCACAGTAAGCAACTTCTTCATGAACGCTCGGCGCAGAAACGTCAACCGCTGGACAGAAGAGGGCCGCCCATCCTCCACTGGCTCATCGGGGTCCAGCACTGCATCTCCAGCCGTGACCTGCTCCACAGCATGA
- the LOC131521518 gene encoding cathepsin S-like, producing the protein MMLGSLLFAVCCTAALAHFNTNLDQHWELWKKMHNKFYSSKVEELGRRELWERNLELITLHNLEASMGLHSYDLGMNHMGDMTTEEILQTLATTRVPPNFKRQAQEFVGSSRAAVPDSLDWREKGYVSSVKMQGACGSCWAFSSVGALEGQLMNTTGKLVELSPQNLVDCSSSYGTHGCSGGWMNDAFQYVIKNGGIDSESSYPYEAVQGQCRYNPSQRAANCTKYYSVSQGDEEALKQAVANVGPISVAIDATRPQFIMYHSGVYNDPSCSKIINHAVLVVGYGAIAGQDFWLVKNSWGTGFGDGGYIRMARNQNNMCGIASYASYPVM; encoded by the exons ATGATGCTCGGGAGCTTGCTGTTTGCCGTGTGCTGTACCGCAGCACTGGCCCATTTCAACACAAATCTAGACCAGCACTGGGAGTTGTGGAAAAAGATGCATAACAAGTTTTACTCCAGTAAG GTTGAAGAACTGGGCAGGAGGGAGTTGTGGGAGAGAAACCTTGAACTTATCACCCTTCACAACCTGGAGGCCTCCATGGGCCTGCATTCATATGACCTGGGCATGAACCACATGGGTGACATG ACAACAGAGGAGATCCTGCAAACGTTAGCTACGACTCGTGTCCCTCCTAACTTTAAGAGGCAAGCACAAGAATTTGTGGGCTCTTCTAGAGCTGCTGTCCCAGACTCTCTGGACTGGAGAGAGAAGGGATATGTCTCCAGTGTGAAGATGCAG GGTGCATGTGGTTCATGTTGGGCGTTCAGCTCTGTTGGGGCtcttgaaggtcagctgatgaATACCACAGGAAAGCTGGTCGAACTCAGTCCTCAGAATCTGGTGGACTGTTCCTCCAGTTACGGCACCCATGGCTGCAGTGGTGGTTGGATGAATGATGCCTTCCAgtatgttattaaaaatggtgGAATAGACTCAGAGTCATCTTACCCTTATGAAGCAGTG CAAGGGCAGTGCAGATACAATCCATCCCAGCGTGCGGCAAACTGCACCAAGTACTATTCTGTCAGTCAGGGAGATGAGGAGGCTCTGAAGCAGGCTGTTGCCAACGTCGGGCCCATTTCAGTGGCCATTGATGCCACCCGCCCTCAGTTTATCATGTACCATAGTG GAGTTTACAATGATCCATCTTGCAGCAAAATCATAAACCATGCAGTGCTGGTTGTGGGATACGGTGCAATTGCTGGACAGGACTTTTGGCTGGTCAAAAACAG TTGGGGTACCGGATTTGGAGATGGTGGCTACATCCGTATGGCCAGAAACCAGAACAACATGTGTGGCATCGCCTCATATGCCTCCTATCCGGTTATGTAA